The following proteins are encoded in a genomic region of Silene latifolia isolate original U9 population unplaced genomic scaffold, ASM4854445v1 scaffold_79, whole genome shotgun sequence:
- the LOC141640363 gene encoding F-box protein At4g22280-like, which produces MKLGQHLEDPISRNCLDRISSLPDELLGHILSFLPTRCSVSTSILSTRWRYLFTLTTCLSFDDAQCFGHLEQNEIIEGTRRFKEFVDKVLDLHEISPLQKFCLVCQGTYDASDFNRWFCSALQKGVQELHYELANYIDTDFLPDYDGFFMCETLVKLKFIHCGYYIKIPLSASLPKLKILHLELIVFFDFNSMERLLSCCELLEELTLSYCECETQGHAIHSSDILKVLKIEDCCFLLGTFEIDAPNLAYLTYKSNIGVKIVPSWKYSCSFVRAELIFKHSAYDELVTNEDTVECEHELLSAAAGKTTELRFQMDSVQIVLMLDEEEQMPDFHSLTELCLEDCPYFAWEYVTSLLDKSPQLKTVIFDTGFHCCHCSNVRCPDDCLCDSLSPSDLPLDPFSCLVQVIEVRDFCGHVGPLALMGHLLRNASVLKKLVVDTIDDLDWEDELMISKDLLMLPRASRDCRVEMN; this is translated from the exons ATGAAACTTGGTCAACATCTAGAAGACCCAATAAGTCGGAATTGTTTGGATAGGATCAGCAGTTTACCTGATGAACTGCTTGGTCACATTCTCTCGTTTCTGCCAACAAGGTGTTCTGTGAGCACAAGTATTCTATCAACAAGATGGCGATACCTTTTTACATTGACGACTTGTCTTTCTTTTGATGATGCGCAATGTTTTGGTCATCTGGAACAAAATGAGATAATTGAAGGAACTCGAAGGTTTAAGGAGTTTGTTGACAAAGTTTTGGACTTGCACGAAATTTCGCCATTGCAGAAATTTTGTCTAGTCTGTCAAGGAACCTATGATGCTTCAGATTTCAATCGATGGTTTTGTAGTGCGCTACAAAAGGGTGTTCAAGAGCTTCATTACGAGCTTGCTAATTATATCGATACTGATTTCTTGCCTGATTATGATGGCTTCTTCATGTGTGAAACACTGGTGAAATTGAAATTTATACATTGTGGGTATTATATTAAAATTCCTCTATCAGCCTCGTTGCCAAAATTGAAGATCCTTCACCTGGAACTCATCGTATTCTTTGATTTTAATTCAATGGAGAGGTTGTTGTCTTGCTGTGAATTGCTTGAAGAATTGACTCTCAGTTATTGCGAGTGTGAAACTCAAGGTCATGCAATTCATAGTAGCGATATACTCAAAGTGCTAAAAATAGAAGATTGTTGTTTTTTGTTGGGTACATTTGAGATTGATGCCCCTAATCTTGCATATTTGACTTACAAATCAAATATTGGTGTGAAAATTGTTCCGTCGTGGAAATACTCGTGCTCTTTTGTCAGGGCGGAGCTAATTTTCAAGCACAGTGCATATGATGAACTTGTTACTAATGAAGATACAGTTGAGTGTGAGCATGAACTTCTAAGCGCTGCTGCCGGTAAAACCACAGAATTACGTTTTCAAATGGACTCAGTACAG ATTGTTTTAATGCTAGATGAGGAGGAGCAAATGCCTGATTTTCATAGCCTGACAGAATTATGCCTTGAAGATTGTCCTTATTTTGCGTGGGAATATGTGACAAGCCTGCTTGATAAATCTCCTCAACTTAAAACTGTCATCTTTGATACG GGCTTTCATTGTTGCCATTGTTCAAATGTCCGCTGTCCAGACGACTGCTTATGTGATTCACTGTCTCCTTCAGATTTACCTCTGGACCCTTTTTCATGTCTAGTGCAAGTGATTGAAGTGCGTGACTTTTGTGGACATGTGGGTCCACTGGCACTTATGGGGCATCTTCTTAGAAATGCGAGTGTTCTGAAGAAGTTGGTCGTTGATACAATCGATGATCTTGATTGGGAGGATGAACTGATGATCAGTAAGGACCTGTTGATGCTTCCAAGGGCTTCAAGAGATTGTCGTGTAGAAATGAACTAG